The Salinibaculum sp. SYNS191 genome has a window encoding:
- the gatA gene encoding Asp-tRNA(Asn)/Glu-tRNA(Gln) amidotransferase subunit GatA, which produces MNHNGYITEETIAGSDDGPLAGRTVAVKDNISTEGVRTTCGSAMLDDYVPPYDATVVQRLKDAGATIPGKTNMDEFGMGTTTETSAFGPTENPAAEGHVPGGSSGGSAAVVAAGDADMALGTDTGGSVRCPAAFCGVVGIKPTYGLVSRYGLVAYANSLEQIGPIAPTVEEAAELLEVVAGPDERDATTQDATEYGTDYDFAGAADGDVDGLSIGVPTELVEGADDEVVETFWDAIDELEAQGASYHEVDLPSVEHAVEAYYVIAMSEASSNLARFDGVRYGTSGGYEGNWNESFAKAREEGFGAEVKRRVLLGTYALSAGYQDKYYKKAQDARAWVKQDFDEALSDADVLASPTMPVPPFELGESLDDPLKMYLADANTTPVNLANLPAISVPAGETDDGLPVGLQLVGPAFGEKEIIRAGSALA; this is translated from the coding sequence ATGAATCACAACGGCTACATCACGGAGGAGACCATCGCGGGCAGCGACGACGGCCCGCTGGCCGGGCGCACGGTCGCGGTCAAGGACAACATCTCCACCGAGGGCGTCCGGACAACCTGCGGGTCCGCGATGCTCGACGACTACGTCCCGCCCTACGACGCGACGGTCGTCCAGCGACTGAAGGACGCCGGCGCGACCATCCCCGGCAAGACCAACATGGACGAGTTCGGGATGGGAACGACCACGGAGACCAGCGCCTTCGGGCCGACGGAGAACCCCGCCGCCGAAGGGCACGTCCCCGGCGGCTCCTCGGGTGGCTCCGCGGCCGTCGTCGCGGCCGGTGACGCGGACATGGCGCTGGGCACCGACACCGGCGGCTCGGTGCGCTGCCCGGCCGCCTTCTGCGGCGTCGTCGGCATCAAACCCACCTACGGACTGGTCTCGCGGTACGGCCTCGTCGCATACGCCAACTCCCTGGAGCAGATCGGTCCCATCGCTCCGACCGTCGAGGAGGCCGCTGAACTGCTGGAGGTCGTCGCCGGCCCCGACGAGCGGGACGCGACCACCCAGGACGCGACTGAGTACGGCACGGACTACGACTTCGCCGGCGCCGCCGACGGCGACGTCGACGGCCTCTCCATCGGCGTCCCGACCGAACTCGTCGAGGGGGCCGACGATGAAGTCGTCGAGACGTTCTGGGACGCCATCGACGAACTGGAGGCACAGGGAGCCAGCTACCACGAGGTGGACCTGCCGAGCGTCGAACACGCCGTCGAGGCGTACTACGTCATCGCGATGTCCGAGGCGTCCTCGAACCTGGCGCGGTTCGACGGCGTCCGCTACGGCACCTCGGGCGGCTACGAGGGCAACTGGAACGAGAGCTTCGCGAAGGCCCGCGAAGAAGGCTTCGGGGCGGAGGTCAAGCGGCGCGTCCTGCTCGGGACGTACGCGCTCTCGGCGGGCTACCAGGACAAGTACTACAAGAAGGCCCAGGACGCCCGCGCCTGGGTCAAGCAGGACTTCGACGAGGCGCTCTCGGACGCGGACGTGCTCGCCTCGCCGACCATGCCCGTCCCGCCGTTCGAACTCGGCGAGAGCCTGGACGACCCGCTGAAGATGTACCTCGCCGACGCGAACACGACGCCGGTGAACCTCGCAAACCTGCCCGCCATCTCCGTCCCCGCCGGCGAAACCGACGATGGCCTGCCGGTCGGCCTGCAACTCGTCGGCCCGGCCTTCGGCGAGAAGGAGATCATCCGGGCCGGCAGCGCGCTGGCGTAG
- the gatC gene encoding Asp-tRNA(Asn)/Glu-tRNA(Gln) amidotransferase subunit GatC, with protein sequence MSEPAVDPEEVRDIADLARVDLADDELELFAEQFADILAYFETLDEVPEVEREPELTNVMRPDETRECLDQSEALQNAAETEDGYFKGPRVS encoded by the coding sequence ATGAGCGAACCCGCCGTCGACCCCGAGGAGGTCCGGGACATCGCGGACCTCGCGCGGGTGGACCTCGCCGACGACGAACTCGAACTGTTCGCCGAGCAGTTCGCGGACATCCTCGCGTACTTCGAGACGCTGGACGAGGTGCCCGAAGTCGAACGCGAACCCGAACTGACGAACGTGATGCGCCCCGACGAGACCCGCGAGTGTCTCGACCAGTCGGAGGCGCTGCAAAACGCCGCGGAGACCGAGGACGGCTACTTCAAGGGTCCGCGCGTCTCATGA